The DNA region TTCAAAATTACTGGTGGAGATGGGTCTTTCCATCCTTAGTCCTTTCTATCTGTGTAATATGTATTAACATAGTAGGTGAAGCACTTAGGGCTGCGATAGATCCAAAATCTCAAGAACGTTAGGGGGAAAAATTATGGCATTATTAGAACTTAAAAATTTACACACTTATTTCAAAACCAAAAAAGGGATTATAAAAGCTGTAAATGGAGTAAGCTATTCAGTAGATTCTGGTAGAACCCTTGGGATAGTAGGGGAAAGTGGTAGTGGGAAAAGTGTATCAGCTATGAGTATTTTAAAATTGTTAGATGGAAACGGCTATATAGCCGATGGCGAAATACTCTTTAATGGCGAAAATTTGGTAGATATCCCAGTAAATGAAATGACTAGAATTAGGGGTAATGAAATTTCTGTAATATTTCAAGAGCCAATGACATCTTTAAATCCCGTTTTTTCAATAGAAAGACAATTGGCAGAACCTTTTATGATCCACCAAGGTTTAAGTAAAAAGCAGGCTGCAGAAAAAGTGGTAGAGATGATTGATTTAGTTAAAATACCAAATCCTGAAGCAGTAGCAAAACAATATCCCCACCAACTTTCAGGGGGTATGAGGCAACGTATTATGATTGCAATGGCCTTAGCCTGTCGCCCTAGGGTATTAATAGCCGATGAGCCAACAACGGCGTTAGATGTTACTATTCAAGCCCAGATCCTTAAATTGATGAATGAACTTAAAAGTACAATCGGAACATCTATATTGTTTATAACCCATGATTTAGGGGTAATAAATGAAATGGCAGACGATGTTGCTGTAATGTACTGCGGTCAAGTTGTTGAAAAAGCAACAGCTAGAACAATTTTTGGAAAAGATAGTAAATATTCTCACCCTTATACAGAAGGGTTAATGGTATCTATCCCAAGATTAGATACACCTAAAGGAACAAGGCTAGAAGCAATTCCTGGAGCTGTTCCCCACCCCTTAAATTTACCTAAAGGCTGTAAATTTGCCCCGAGATGTAAATATGCTACAGACAAATGTAAGGAAAATGAACCTCAATTACTTGAAGTGGAACCAGGGCATCAAATACGTTGCTTCTATCCAGTGAAAGGAGTAAGACAAAATGGCTAACACAAAACAAAATAAAAAGGTCTTAATCCGTATTGAGAACTTAAAACAATACTTTCCATTAAAAAAGAAATCTTTATTTGCTGAACAATTGTATGTAAGGGCAAATGACGATGTATCTTTAGATATATATGAAGGGGAAACTTTAGGGTTAGTAGGGGAAAGTGGTTGTGGTAAATCTACATTAGGTAGGACATTACTTCAACTTTATAAACAGACCGATGGTAGAACTATTTATTATGGCAGAGACTTAGATGAAATAGCTCCCCAGTATGTTGTTTATACATTAAAAAAATCTTGAAAAAATTAGGGATAAATACAAAGAAGCCCAAAAAGCTGAAGAAGAAGCGAGAAAAGCTTATGAAAAGGCGGCGGAAGGTGAAGAAAAGTACAAAGCTATTAATAAATTAAGGGCTGCAGAGAAGGTGACCAAAGACTATTTTTTAGATATGGTGCAGCTTATAGGTGGATTCTTCTTAGCAGAAGATTTAAAACCAGTTGCAAATATTTTATTAAAGGAACATAATGCCGCTATTAAAGTGAGAAAAATTAAAAATAAAATTCAAGACTATGAATTAAAGTTAGATGAAAAAATAGCCAAGTTGAAGGAAAAGGGTAGAAGTGAAAAGGAAATAGAAGAAAAAGTAAAAAACTTACAAGAAAAGATAGCGGAACAAAAACAGGCTCTAAAAAATGCGGAAAAGAAATTGGAGGAAATATTAGCTACAATAGAAAAAATGTTAGATCCTTACAGAAGTCATCCTGATTTTGCCAAATTAGAATCATACAGAGATAAAGGTATAGACCTAGCTAAACTTACAGTAGAGGAAATGAGGATGATCAGAAAAGACTTGCAATTAATTTTCCAAGATCCTTATTCATCATTAAATCCCAAAATGACCGTTGGTCAAATAATTTCAGAGGGATTATTTGCCCATAAAATGTTTTCACCAAGTGATCCTAAATTACAAGATTATGTATTAGATGTTATGGATAAATGTGGTCTACAAAACTACTTTGTTCACCGCTATCCCCATCAGTTTTCCGGAGGACAAAGGCAAAGGATAGGGATTGCCCGTGCAGTTGCATTAAAACCTAAGTTCATTGTATGTGATGAAGCAGTTTCTGCTTTGGATGTATCAATTCAATCACAAATCCTCAACTTATTACAAGATTTAAAAGAACAAGAAAATCTCACGTATCTATTTATATCCCATGATTTATCTGTAATTAAGTATATTAGTGATAGGGTTGCTGTTATGTATTTAGGTAACCTAGTGGAATTAGCAGAAACTGAGGAATTATATCAAAGGCCCATGCATCCATATACTGAGGCCCTTTTAATGGCAATTCCTACCACCGATGTGGATGTAGATAAAAAAGAAGTCTATGTATTAGAAGGAGATATACCAAGTCCAATTCGCCCACCTGCAGGTTGTAAATTCCATACAAGATGCCGCTATGCAACTGATATTTGTAAAAATGTACCACCCAAATTAGAGGAAGCTAGACCTGGTCACTTTGTAGCTTGTCATCATAAATTAAACCAATAAAAAGGATGAATAATTGTGTTATATCAAAGGGAAAAAATTGAAAAAATTTTGAAAGCAAAAAAAGAAAAGGCTGAAGCAATTAAAAAAAGTAGAGGTTATAGTGAAGATTATGATGAAAAATTGACCTTTGATGATATCTTAGCAATTGTAATTTCAGCAACTATCGTATTTGGACCAATATTTTTGGTGTTGTTAATATTGCTTTACCTAGTGGTAATAATATGGTAAAAATAACAGCGGGATAAAAAGTTTATCCCGCTGTTATAACTATATTTATAAAACATAGCGTAAAATTATTGTAGGAAAATTTGATAAGAAAAATTTAAAAGGGATTACGCCTCTGGTAAAATAGAAATTGGCAAAAAAATAATTTAACCAAGGAGGCGAATCCCTATGATTAATATTATACACGAAATTGTGTCAAAAGAGTTAAAAAATATTGAGAAAGAATTTATTGAAATAATATCTCGACAAGGAGATTTATCAGAATTCACAATAGTTTTAGAGAAAAAATTAAAAAATATTGGATGCAGTATTATTAAGCAATTCTTAGAAGAACTAAATGAAGTAGTAAAAAAAGATCCACAGAGGAAAAAGAAGTGGTACATAGAGAGGAAAGCAGATAAAAATACACTAGTTACAGTATTCGGAGAAGTAGAATACTATAGGACATATTATGTATCAAAGGATGGGAAAGAATATAAATATTTATCTGATGAAATAGTGGGTATAAAGCCACATCAGAGGGTAGAAACATTAGTGGAAAGCAGGATGATAGAAGAAGCAATAGATGTATCATACCAAAAGAGTGCTCAGCCCTATGATATAAGCAAGCAAAAGGTAATGGAAAGCATAAAAAATCTTGATGATATAAAAATTGATATAGAAGAAAAAGAAGCAAAAAGTGAGATTGAATATCTTTATATAGAAGCCGATGAAGACCATGTATCATTGCAGGAAGGGGGAACAATATCTCCTAAACTAATATATATACATGAAGGATTTGAAGAAAGAGAAGGAAAAGAAAACAGGCACAAACTAAAAAATGTATTTTACATATCTGGTCATTACAAAGGCTCAGAGGAGATATGGAAAGAAGCATATGATGTGAATTATCAAATTAAAATTCCTAATATAATCAAAATAAAATAGTATCATGAAGCCATATCGCTCAATATATTTTTCATATTAAATTAACTTAAACTAATAAAAAAATCACATTATCACATTGTTTTAGAGGAAAGAAAAAGCGACTAAAAAGCCGCTAATAATATTTAACATCATAGCTAAAGGATTTAAATAAAACAAAAGAGATATTATCTAATATAACATACCAATCATGTGCTAACTCCACTCTACAAGGTCTATACTTATTAAAAATTTTTATTTGAAGATGCTCTCCACAACTGATAGGAAAGTGATTTTCTTTTCCTTTGAAATACCAACATTCTTTCTCTTTAGAATAAACTAACTTACCCATCATAGTCCAGTTTCCTCACAAGCTTTAAATACTATTTCTTCATTAATGATATTTGCTTTAAACTGATATCCTAATAAAAGTGCATTGGTTGCTAAATTATTAATAATTCTTGGCCAGCCTCTAGACCTTGATGCAATAGCTTCTATAGCATGAGGAGTAAAAATTTCATGGGTAGCACCGGCTATTTTGAGATGATGTTCTATATAACTTTTCACTTCTTCTTTTTTGAGAGGAGCCATTTTATATCTCATTACAATCCTTTGAGCTAAAGGTTGATTTTGGTTTAAAGATAGTCTGTCCATTAAAAAAGGCAGCCCTGATAGTATTAAAACAAATGGATTTTCAGAATCCATTGAGAAGTTAAACAAGATACTAATATCAGTAAGAAACTTATTAGAGGACATTTGCATTTCATCTAAAATAAGTACAGGTGTTATTTTCTTTTCATAAAACGAAGAATAAATAACCCGTTGAATTTGTTTAAAGAGATCTACTTTGCGGAAAGAAGGTTCTTCACCTAATTCCATAGTCAAACCTCTATAAAAATCTAAGACAGTTCCGGTAGACATAGGAAAATATATAGGTTTAAATAAAGAAGGATTAAGATTATTGACAAAATGTCTAAGAGCAGAAGTTTTCCCAGCTCCTGGTTCACCAGTTAAAACACCGATTCCCCTAGTATCTTTTAAGTATGTTAAACGTGCCATTGTTTCTGAAAAATTTTCAGAAGGAAATAAGTCTTTAGTTGCCACTTCTTTGTTAAAAGGGGTTTTAGTTAAAGAATAAAAAGTTCTATACATTATTAGTACTTCCTTCAATTGAATGGATTTTTCTAAAGCTAAGTAAACTTTGTTGAGAATCTATTCCCCTTTTAACCTTGGCATTATCAGCAAAATTGACTTTTTTAGCTAATCCTAAGAAGAGATCTTCTTTGTAAATAAGTATTTCTTCAAAGGTTTCAGGATCAAACCTAATTTGAATTTTTTCACCAATCAATTGAGCAGGTACCTCGTAAAGATTACAATTAACAGAAATTGTACCATCATGTTTTACTTTTCGATACTCCCTTTTTAAAAACAAGTGTTTTAAAGAAGTAGGATCATCTACCATTTTAACTTCACTCATCTGAGACATAAACTTATCTAAAGGGGTCATATTTAATGAACTATGAATCTTACGATGGTAATCTTCCTCAAGCCATTGCCAAAACTTTCTGTTTAGATTATCAATACTTGTTAAATCCTCTTCTTTGAGTAAAGGTAAAAAACGTTTTCTCATAGTTAGAAAAAAACGTTCAATCTTACCTTTACTAGTAGCATCATATGGCTTTGTATGAGTCAAAGTTATACCTAACGAAGCGCAAGCTAAATGTAACTGATCTGAGCGATAAACCTTACCATTATCTAAGTACAATATTTTAGGAATACCTCTTCTCAATAATGCCTCGCTAAAAACTTTTCGCACAGAACTGAACTTTTCAGAAGTGACAAAAGCTGCAAAAGGTATTATCCTTGAACAATCATCAATAAAAGCGAATAAAAATGTTTTTATCTTTTTACCCTCTACCTTTAAATAAGGACCAACTGCCATATCACCTTGCCACAAAACATTTACTTTATCATAAGAAAACCTTTTTCTTTGTGGTTCTTTTAAAGCTTCTTTACCTAAAAGCCCTTCTGCTTTCAAAAAACGATACATAGTAGAATAAGAAATAATATTAGGGGTTATAGTACCTTTTAAAACTAATTGGTCATAAAAAAGTTTTACTGAAAGCCCTAAGTTTTCTTTTCTAGCACTTAAAATTATCTCTTTTAACTCGGGTGAAATACTTCTGCTACTACCTTTATCATTACGAGGCTTAGGTTTTAAGCCATTGAAACCTTCCCTACGATAAGCCCGTAACCACATTTCTATAGTCTTTGGTGTAAATTCCTTGATACCATAATAAGGAACTTGATGAGTAATGGCAGAAATTTTAGCTAAATAATCTTTCTGTTTTTCTACTTGTCCATTTAAAATAGGTGCAATTAGCCCATAACGAAATAAAGCTATTTGTTCTCTGTCATTTTCAGTCATTGAAATGCCTCCTTAAAATTGAATATTTAAGGAGATTAACCGGTTAACCTCTGTAAATACAATTTTATATGACTTTCTTTCCCCTGACAAAGCAAATAAACTGTTTTTTTAAAAACCCTTTCTTTTTTTCAATTTTTATAGTAAAATTAAATTGCCATAAAATTTGTTTGAAAGTGATCGTAAAACTTTTTTGCGAAGTTTTCCTTGGGGAAGGAAGAGATCATTTTAAACAATTTTATGGCCTTTTCTTTTTTATTACTGCTAAAGACCTCTTCCTTTTTAAAATCTCGGAAAAAAGCAATATATTTAGGCAAATTCTTCAAAAATCTTTTTTTATAAAAAAACATTAACTGCCTATAAAAAGGTACATGTTGTTTTTTGTTAAGGATAAGAATTTCTAAACACTCTATAATAACCTCAAGTGAATACTGATAACGTGGCAAAAGAAAAGAAGGTAAAATAGATAGAGTTTTCTTACAGCAAGGACAATAATATCTTCTAATTTTAATTTGATATATATTGTGTAAAGTAATAGCATAACGTTTGTAAAATCCTTTTTTTTTCAAGATTTACATGGGCTTTACACATAGGACATATATTAAATTCTGGATAATAATTGTGTATATTATTCTCACAATATGTTTTAATACTAATTTTAAAATCGTGTATATATTGCATAAAAAAATCCTCCCCTAAAATATTTTGAAAATATTTTATCAAATTATCTTAGGGAAAGATATATGGATTAGTAATTTTATTTTGATTAAAATCTTTAATTTAGTTATTATTTATTTTGCAAGTTTACAATATGAGTATATTGCAAAGAGGTATGATATTGAAAAAATAAAGAGAATATACATATCAGGAGACGGAGCATCTTGGATAAAATCAGGGTTGGAGTATATAGAAAAGAGCGTATTTGTGCTAGACAGATATCATATAAACAAATATGTGTTGAAATCAACGGGACATGTTCCCCAATTAAGATTTGAGCTTTGGGATGCAATAAATAGGTGTAACAAGAAAGGTGTGAAGAAAGTACTTAACGAAGCATTAAGCTGTGCAGACAGTATGAGCCGTATAGAAAGCATATTAACTTGTAAGAAGTACCTGTTAAACAATTGGGATGGCATAAAGATATATAAAACTGACAGTGAAAACATCATAGGTTGTAGTGCAGAAGGCCATATAAGCCATGTACTATCTGCCAGATTAAGTAGTAGGCCTTTGGGTTGGAGCAAAGAAGGTGCAGACAAAATGGCACGTTTAAGGGCGTATAAATGGAATGATGGCAATGTTTATGAGTTAGTATTGAAAAACAAGAAAAAAGAAAGAACAAAGCTACCTGAAAGGTATATAAAAGAGATAAAAAAGAATCTAAAAAAGAATATTGCTGATATAAATGTTGAGATACCAGTAATAAAATACGGGAAAAGAAATGCTTCATATTTTGCTATAAATGCCTTGAGATATGCTTGGTAGACATTTATTTTAAGAGGAATAAAAATTTGTCTAGATACTGATAATCTGCTCCGTGATAATATTCATAAGTGAATGGGAATGGACTGGTATATTATGGACTATTTCTAGAAAATAGCTAATCACAGGGCGTAATCCATAAATTTTTTTCCTACAGTATCTTGACGCTATCTTTATAAAAAAATAGCATTGACAAAAAACAACTACCTAATATATAATATTAAAGGAATGCGAGAGTGCTGGAACTGGCAGACAGGCACGTTTGAGGGGCGTGTGGTCAATACCGTACGGGTTCAAGTCCCGTCTCTCGCACCAAATATTTTAAAAAAGTATTGACAATATATGATTTAAGTGATAAAATTGGTCTTGTCCTTTGGTTAGAGAAATAATAGTTTAAATGACAAAATAAAAATTATTTAAAAAAGTGTTGACAAAATAAAATATAAAAGTTATAATAATAAATGTCGCTGAGATAAAGAGCTGGAGCTGTGGTGTAGAGGCCTAACATGCCTGCCTGTCACGCAGGAGATCGCGGGTTCGAATCCCGTCAGCTCCGCCACTAAAAAATATGCCTCGGTAGCTCAGTCGGTAGAGCAGAGGACTGAAAATCCTCGTGTCGGCAGTTCGATTCTGCCCTGAGGCACCATTGAAACTATGCGGAAGTGGCTCAGTGGTAGAGCATCGCCTTGCCAAGGCGAGGGTCGCGGGTTCAAATCCCGTCTTCCGCTCCAAAAATGCGGCGGCATAGCCAAGTGGTAAGGCAGAGGACTGCAAATCCTTTATTCCCCAGTTCAAATCTGGGTGCCGCCTCCAAGATCTTACCAAACACACCCTGCCGGGGTGGCGGAATAGGCAGACGCAAGGGACTTAAAATCCCTCGGGCTTTACGGCCCGTACCGGTTCGACTCCGGTCCTCGGCACCAACTGAAAATTAACACCTGAGACAAGTTCTCAGGTTTTGTTATACTAACAATGGGTTCGTAACTCAGGGGGAGAGTGCTACCTTGACAGGGTAGAAGTCGCGCGTTCGATCCGCGCCGAACCCACCATAATTAGCAATTAACAGCATTTAGCTGTTTTTTTTATAAATAAGTGGTCTTTCCCAGTAATTTAAACTATAATATAAGTTAAAGGGAGTTATAGGAGGTTATTGTTTTGCAAACTATTATTGTTGGTGCCGGTAAATTAGGGTATAAGTTAGCAGAGTCCTTATCTCAAAAAAATGATAATGTTATAGTTATAGATGTTAATCAAGAAGCTTTAGATAAAGTTAATGACCATCTTGATGTCTTAACTGTAAATGATAGTGGTTTAAATATGGAAATGTTAACCAGATTAAATATTAGTAAATGTCATTTATTGATTGCAGTAACTAGTAGTGATGAAATTAATATGCTGGTAGCTTCTATGGCCAAAAAAATGGGTTGTTACAACACTATAGCTAGAATTCGCAACCCGGAATACTCCAATCAAATTGAATTTATAAAAAGGGAAATGAATATTGATTATGTTGTTAATCCTGATTTAGCAACTTCTAAAGAAATTGCTAAGTATTTGTTGAAAGGGCAAGCTATCCATATGGAAGATTTTGCCCAAGGGAAAGTTGGTATGGCAGATTTCAAAGCCAACAATTTAAAGGATATTATAGGTAAAAAAATTAAAGATTTAAATATCCCCCAAAATGTGTTAATAGCTGCCATCTCAAGAAATGGTGCAACTATTATCCCTAATGGGGAAACGGAAATTGAAAGTACAGATATTATATATGTCATAGGTAAAAAAGAAAGTATAAATCAATTTTCAAAAAACTGCGGTTCCCTTATTGGTCATAAACATGTTAAAAAAGTAATTATTTTAGGTGGTGGTAAGATAGGTTACTATTTAGCCAATAATTTAATAGAACATGGAGTAGCGGTAAAAATTATAGAAAGGGATAAAAAACGATCTCAGTATTTGGCTGAAAATATTAATGGTGGACTGGTGATTCATGGTGATGGTACTGATACTGAGTTATTATTGGAAGAAAAAATAGCTGATATGGATGCTTTTGTGACCGTTACTGGCTATGATGAAGAAAATTTACTATTAGGTTTACTAGCTAAACAAAATGGTGTACCTAAAGTAATTGCCAAAGTAAGCAGGCCAAATTATATTCCTATTATAGAAAAGTTAGGTATTGATATAGCTGTAAACCCTGTTTATATAACAGCCAGTGATATACTCCGTTATATTCAAGGAGGGAAAGTAGTTTCAATTTCTTTACTTTTAGGGGGAGATGCAGAAGTATTAGAAATTATTGCTACTAAGAACTCACAAATAATTCATAAAAAACTCAAGGATCTCCAATTACCAAAGGGGATAATTGTTGGAGCAATTGTTCACAAAGGGAAGGTGATTATTCCCAACGGTGATTCAGAAATTGTTCCTGGGGATAGGGTTATTGTATTTTCTTTACATTCAGAAGTACCTAAGCTAGAAAAGCTTTTCGGTATAAGGGGTGGTGGTATAGTATATGAACTATTTAATAGTAGCAAAGGTTCTAGGCAATCTATTAATTTTTAAGAGTGCTGCCCTAGTTTTGCCCTTGTTAGTTAGTATCCTCTACAGAGAAGGGGATTATTTCCCCTTTTTAGTTACTATATTATTTACTCTAATATTAGGTTTCTTTTTATCTTCTATTAAAGTTAATGGAAGGATTAGAATTAGGGAGTCTCTGCTAATAGTAGTTTTTGGTTGGTTATTAGTAAGTTTTTTTGGTTCCCTTCCCTTTGTGATGTCGGGATATTTCACACCCGTTGATGCTTTTTTTGAAACAGTATCAGGACTAACTACAACGGGTGCAACTATTTTAGATGATATAAAAATTTTGCCTAAAGGGATATTATTTTGGCGATCCTTTACCCATTGGCTAGGAGGGATGGGAATATTGGTACTTACTTTGGCTATCCTCCCAGCTTTAGGTGTGGGAGGATTTCAAATATTTAAGGCGGAAAGCCCTGGGCCTATTTCTAATAAGCTAGTCCCCAAAATGAAGGATACAGCGAAAATATTATATACAGCTTACTTAGGTATTACAATATTACAGGTAGTTCTCCTGTATTTAGGTAGAATGTCCTTTTATGAATCTCTACTACATACCTTTGGGACTATGGGGACAGGAGGCTTCTCCACAAGAAATTCCAGTATAGGAGCTTTTAATCATAATTCTTACTTAGTTTTTGTTATAACTATATTTATGGTTGCTGCAGGAGTTAATTTTTTCCTGTACTATGATTTATATAAAGGTAGATGGAGGTCAGTAATTAAAAATTCTGAATTAAGATGGTATTTATCAATAATTATAGTGGCTTCGTTAATGATTACTATAAATACAAGGTTGACAGTTTATGATTCTCTTTTTGAAGCTTTTAAACATAGTACTTTTCAAGTTAGTTCTTTTATAACTACAACTGGTTATACCACCACAGATTATGAACAGTGGAGTTCCTTTAGCAAAGGAATACTTTTTCTATTGATGTTTATAGGAGGTAGTGCAGGCTCTACCGCTGGTTCAGTTAAAGTTATAAGAATAATGATTTTATGGAAATTAGTAAAAAGGGAAATCGCCAAAATTCTCCATCGGAAAGCTATCATACCTATAAAAATCAACAATCAAAATATATCTTTAGAAGTAGTAACTAGTATTACAGGTTTTGTATTTCTATATACACTTTTGTTAAGTATAGGAATATTAGTTGTTTCTTTAGAAGGACATAGTTTGGCTAGTGCTGCTAGTACTGCAGCAGCTACATTGGGTAATATTGGTCCTGGATTTGAAGTTATAGGTCCCACTAGAACTTATAGTGACTTTTCTAGTTTTACAAAAATTTTCTTATCAATATTGATGTTATTAGGGAGACTTGAACTTTTTACTTTATTTGCTCTATTGATGCCAGAGTTTTGGAAAGGGAGTTGAAATTTTAATTATTTTTCTTGACAATTTAACTGTATATAACAACTTCCCCCCTCATATACTAAATTTAGGTAGATTATCTTAAGGGGGGAAGAATATGAAAAGTCTTACCATAGGAACTAAAGGATATCTAGAACAATTTAAGTTTTGTCTAGAAGATAAACTAGAGCCTTTACGCCAGCTAGGGATCGAGATAAATTTAACAGAAGAATCTAAAGGTAACATTACCTTTTTGGGATGTTCAATTCATAATACCACAATTAGTAATCACGATTATGAAAAAATGGCAGTTAAGCAAATAGCCTTTGCTTTAGCAACATACATAGTAGATGTTTTAGAAAAACCTTTATTAGAAAAAAATATTAAAAGTTTTTATTCTACACTTTCGGAAAAAGAGCAAAATAAATTATATATAAAGTCATTAGAGATTATAAAACAAAAGAATAAAGTCTTTAAAAGAGATGAAACTATAAAAACTAATATTGCGGAAAAACTTATAGATTATTTTGACAAACAATGGCAAATAAATATTGAAGGTTTCATTAGGTTTAGGCTACAGGATTATATGGATAGTTTATTAGAAATAATCAAAGAGGCTCAAGAAGAATTGAATATAGAAAAAGAGTATAATGATTTTATAAAATTACTTCGGTATTTTGTGGATATTCAAGAACCTAAAATAAATGAAGCTCATTTAATGAAAAAAGGTGCTAAATACCTGGTTTTAGGAGATAATTATGAAGTTATTACAGAGGAAAATTATGGGGACATAAATGGTTGTGATGGAATCATTAGTTGTTTAGTAACCTATGCCCCTAAAAAAATACTTATCCATATAAAAGATTTTTATTTTGATGATGAAGTTTTAACAACTGTAAATAGTATTTTTGATGAGAAAGTTGTCTTATGTTTAGGGTGCAATCACTGTGCAGAATCTGTGGATACAAGTGAAGAAATAAAAAAAACTTGACTTTTAGATTAAATAACAATATAATATTTTCAAAAAATATAGTTAAAAAACTATGAAGGGGAAAAGTACTTTGTGGAACTTTCCAGAGAGGGTGTACCGCGGCTGAAAGTATACCTAAAGGGAAACTTAGGAAAAACCACCCTGGAGTTGGAGGCGATGAGCCTTATCGGTTAATAGCCGTTATCTTATTTAAAGTGGAAGGACATTATTCCTTCAACTAGGGTGGAACCGCGGTGTACAATCGTCCCTTTTTAAGGGACGTTTTTTTATATATTTATATATAAAAGAAAAAATTTTAGTTTATTCTTCCAAAGGAAGATGTTGTTTATTTTAGAAAGGAGTTGAAATAAAATGATTAAAGTTACTTTAAAAGATGGCTCAGTTAGGGAGTATAAAAAAGGGGTTACAGTAGAAGA from Anaerobranca californiensis DSM 14826 includes:
- the ytxC gene encoding putative sporulation protein YtxC, whose amino-acid sequence is MKSLTIGTKGYLEQFKFCLEDKLEPLRQLGIEINLTEESKGNITFLGCSIHNTTISNHDYEKMAVKQIAFALATYIVDVLEKPLLEKNIKSFYSTLSEKEQNKLYIKSLEIIKQKNKVFKRDETIKTNIAEKLIDYFDKQWQINIEGFIRFRLQDYMDSLLEIIKEAQEELNIEKEYNDFIKLLRYFVDIQEPKINEAHLMKKGAKYLVLGDNYEVITEENYGDINGCDGIISCLVTYAPKKILIHIKDFYFDDEVLTTVNSIFDEKVVLCLGCNHCAESVDTSEEIKKT
- the trkA gene encoding Trk system potassium transporter TrkA, encoding MQTIIVGAGKLGYKLAESLSQKNDNVIVIDVNQEALDKVNDHLDVLTVNDSGLNMEMLTRLNISKCHLLIAVTSSDEINMLVASMAKKMGCYNTIARIRNPEYSNQIEFIKREMNIDYVVNPDLATSKEIAKYLLKGQAIHMEDFAQGKVGMADFKANNLKDIIGKKIKDLNIPQNVLIAAISRNGATIIPNGETEIESTDIIYVIGKKESINQFSKNCGSLIGHKHVKKVIILGGGKIGYYLANNLIEHGVAVKIIERDKKRSQYLAENINGGLVIHGDGTDTELLLEEKIADMDAFVTVTGYDEENLLLGLLAKQNGVPKVIAKVSRPNYIPIIEKLGIDIAVNPVYITASDILRYIQGGKVVSISLLLGGDAEVLEIIATKNSQIIHKKLKDLQLPKGIIVGAIVHKGKVIIPNGDSEIVPGDRVIVFSLHSEVPKLEKLFGIRGGGIVYELFNSSKGSRQSINF
- a CDS encoding TrkH family potassium uptake protein, which translates into the protein MNYLIVAKVLGNLLIFKSAALVLPLLVSILYREGDYFPFLVTILFTLILGFFLSSIKVNGRIRIRESLLIVVFGWLLVSFFGSLPFVMSGYFTPVDAFFETVSGLTTTGATILDDIKILPKGILFWRSFTHWLGGMGILVLTLAILPALGVGGFQIFKAESPGPISNKLVPKMKDTAKILYTAYLGITILQVVLLYLGRMSFYESLLHTFGTMGTGGFSTRNSSIGAFNHNSYLVFVITIFMVAAGVNFFLYYDLYKGRWRSVIKNSELRWYLSIIIVASLMITINTRLTVYDSLFEAFKHSTFQVSSFITTTGYTTTDYEQWSSFSKGILFLLMFIGGSAGSTAGSVKVIRIMILWKLVKREIAKILHRKAIIPIKINNQNISLEVVTSITGFVFLYTLLLSIGILVVSLEGHSLASAASTAAATLGNIGPGFEVIGPTRTYSDFSSFTKIFLSILMLLGRLELFTLFALLMPEFWKGS